The following proteins are encoded in a genomic region of Dioscorea cayenensis subsp. rotundata cultivar TDr96_F1 chromosome 8, TDr96_F1_v2_PseudoChromosome.rev07_lg8_w22 25.fasta, whole genome shotgun sequence:
- the LOC120267316 gene encoding uncharacterized protein LOC120267316, with amino-acid sequence MSNAIEDSIRIDSLHVDSITKEVNMVYEIKNDASNDQACEGEESTTGATLSMDDRLKPSIEELPVVELKTLQEHLEILFDPFTLEDQEKTTFTCLYGTFAYRRIPFRLYNLPATFQRCMLANFEDMVEKTMEVFMDDFSEFDVEIKDKRGVENLVADHLFRLEGPKKIVG; translated from the exons ATGAGCAACGCCATAGAAGACTCCATAAGAATTGACAGTTTGCATGTAGATAGCATCACCAAGGAGGTAAACATGgtttatgaaataaagaatGATGCCAGTAATGATCAAGCTTGTGAGGGAGAAGAAAGTACCACTGGAGCCACATTGAGCATGGATGATAGGCTCAAACCATCCATTGAGGAACTCCCGGTTGTGGAATTGAAGACATTACAAGAGCACCTTGA GATACTTTTCGATCCCTTCACCctagaagatcaagaaaagactACATTCACATGCCTGTATGGCACCTTTGCATACCGCCGAATACCCTTCAGATTATACAACCTACCTGCCACCTTCCAGAGATGCATGTTAGCAAATTTTGAGGATATGGTGGAAAAGAcaatggaggtgttcatggatgacttttcg GAATTTGATGTGGAGATCAAGGATAAGCGAGGAGTGGAGAACTTGGTTGCAGATCATCTATTCAGGCTAGAAGGTcctaaaaaaattgttggatgA
- the LOC120267317 gene encoding probable receptor-like protein kinase At2g21480 translates to MSSLLSLFLLSFLLSSVFGQPPSPTFKPSDNFLLDCGATTPTPSLDGRQFLTDSQSTSYLSAKDKVTASTPSTTDVPSPLYLTARIFTEDATYTFPLTSPGWHWIRLHFFPVNDSSHDLTQAVFSVKTDDYVLLHSFNFDDSSQWLLKEYLINATSDRLSIHFDPLRNSIAFINAIEVISAPDILISDYASSLSPVGPTSGLSNYAYQTSYRLNVGGPLITSANDTLSRTWSSDHGYLQSRSTGQKVSVSSGIINFPDGTSPFIAPNFVYSTAVHMADARIGSPNFNVSWVLNVDPSFGYLVRLHFADIISKNLDNLYFNVYINHKMAISGLDLSTLTSKLASAYYKDFVLNSTVAMDRLLIQIGPLNDGAGTNDALLNGVEVLKMSNSVGSLDGEFGVDGSKASEDGGNTKSHAVAAVGFVMMFGAFAGLGAMVVKWHKRPQDWQRRNSFSSWLLPIHAGHSTFMTSKGGSTFGSHKSGYTFSSSLGLGRYFSLAELQDATNNFDEKAVVGVGGFGNVYVGELDDGTKVAVKRGNPQSEQGINEFQTEIQMLSKLRHRHLVSLIGYCDENSEMILVYEYMANGPFRDHLYGKDDLMPLTWKQRLEICIGAARGLHYLHTGTAQGIIHRDVKTTNILLDDDFIAKVSDFGLSKDAPGMNQTHVSTAVKGSFGYLDPEYFRCQRLTDKSDVYSFGVVLLETLCARPALNPALTREQVNLAEWAMKNKRQNTLEQIVDPLLEGTINSDSMSKFVEAAEKCLAEFGVDRPSMGDVLWNLEYALQLQEANPPTPPLSHALKPNTNKSDAGVVAGEIKQENGAAAPSEDQHSNAAMANDVFPHLGEMKGR, encoded by the coding sequence ATGTCTTCCCTCCTCTCACTCTTTCTCCTCTCCTTCCTTCTCTCCTCCGTCTTCGGTCAGCCACCATCCCCAACCTTCAAACCTTCTGATAACTTCCTCCTTGACTGTGGCGCTACAACTCCTACTCCCAGCCTTGACGGTCGCCAATTCCTCACCGACTCTCAGTCCACCTCCTACCTCTCCGCCAAAGACAAGGTCACTGCCTCCACCCCCTCCACCACCGACGTCCCTTCTCCTCTCTACCTCACCGCCCGCATCTTCACCGAGGATGCCACCTACACCTTCCCCCTCACCTCCCCTGGCTGGCACTGGATTCGTCTCCACTTCTTCCCCGTCAATGACTCCTCCCACGACCTAACTCAAGCTGTCTTCTCCGTCAAAACCGATGACTACGTCCTCCTCCACAGCTTCAACTTTGACGACTCCTCCCAATGGCTTCTCAAAGAATACCTCATCAATGCCACCTCTGACCGTCTCTCTATCCACTTCGATCCTCTCCGCAACTCTATTGCATTCATCAACGCCATTGAGGTTATCTCGGCCCCTGACATTCTCATCTCCGACTACGCATCCTCTTTATCTCCGGTTGGTCCTACCTCAGGTCTATCCAACTACGCTTACCAAACATCTTACCGTCTTAATGTTGGAGGCCCTTTGATCACTTCTGCAAATGACACTCTCTCCCGGACATGGAGTTCTGACCATGGCTACCTCCAGTCAAGATCCACCGGGCAGAAAGTGTCTGTGTCTTCCGGCATCATTAACTTCCCTGATGGTACTTCACCTTTCATTGCCCCGAACTTTGTCTACTCCACGGCGGTGCACATGGCCGACGCTCGCATTGGTAGTCCAAACTTCAACGTTTCGTGGGTTCTCAACGTCGATCCTTCCTTTGGTTACCTTGTTCGGCTACATTTTGCTGACATTATCAGCAAGAATCTTGACAATCTTTACTTCAATGTATACATAAATCATAAGATGGCAATATCTGGGCTGGACCTCTCGACCTTAACTTCCAAGCTTGCCTCTGCTTACTATAAGGACTTTGTACTGAACTCCACAGTGGCAATGGACAGGTTATTGATACAGATTGGCCCGTTGAATGATGGTGCTGGGACAAACGATGCGTTGTTGAATGGTGTGGAGGTTCTGAAGATGAGCAACTCGGTTGGGAGTTTAGATGGTGAGTTTGGTGTTGATGGATCAAAAGCTAGTGAGGATGGTGGGAACACGAAAAGCCACGCAGTGGCCGCTGTTGGGTTCGTGATGATGTTTGGCGCATTCGCTGGGTTAGGTGCCATGGTGGTGAAGTGGCACAAGAGGCCACAGGACTGGCAGAGAAGGAACAGCTTCTCTTCATGGCTCCTCCCAATCCATGCAGGTCATTCAACCTTCATGACCAGCAAAGGTGGCTCAACATTTGGCTCACACAAGAGTGGTTACACCTTCTCTTCATCGCTAGGCCTTGGCCGATACTTCTCTCTCGCTGAGCTCCAAGACGCGACAAACAACTTCGACGAGAAGGCAGTGGTTGGGGTCGGAGGTTTTGGTAATGTGTACGTGGGTGAGCTGGACGATGGCACAAAGGTTGCTGTAAAGCGTGGCAACCCACAGTCAGAGCAAGGGATAAATGAATTCCAAACAGAGATACAGATGTTGTCTAAGCTCCGGCACAGGCACTTGGTGTCACTGATTGGGTACTGTGATGAGAACTCTGAGATGATACTAGTGTATGAGTACATGGCCAACGGACCATTTAGGGATCATCTTTATGGGAAGGATGACTTAATGCCACTCACATGGAAACAGAGGCTGGAGATATGCATAGGTGCAGCTCGTGGACTTCACTATCTCCATACAGGCACAGCACAGGGGATCATCCATCGTGACGTTAAAACCACAAACATTCTCTTGGACGATGACTTCATAGCCAAAGTATCTGACTTTGGTCTCTCTAAAGATGCTCCAGGGATGAACCAAACCCATGTAAGCACTGCAGTGAAAGGCAGCTTCGGGTATTTAGACCCGGAGTACTTCCGTTGCCAGCGTTTGACTGATAAGTCTGATGTGTACTCATTTGGAGTCGTGCTGCTTGAGACGCTATGCGCTCGGCCAGCGCTGAACCCAGCACTGACACGGGAGCAGGTGAACTTGGCCGAGTGGGCGATGAAGAACAAGAGACAAAATACATTGGAGCAAATAGTGGACCCGTTACTTGAAGGGACTATCAACTCTGACTCGATGAGCAAGTTTGTGGAAGCAGCCGAGAAATGTTTGGCCGAGTTCGGTGTTGATAGGCCGTCCATGGGCGACGTGCTATGGAATCTCGAGTACGCGTTGCAATTGCAAGAGGCTAACCCGCCCACACCTCCACTATCGCATGCGCTGAAACCCAACACTAATAAGAGTGATGCTGGTGTAGTTGCAGGCGAGATCAAGCAAGAGAATGGTGCTGCTGCTCCTTCCGAGGACCAGCACTCTAATGCGGCCATGGCCAATGACGTGTTCCCTCATTTGGGCGAGATGAAGGGGAGgtga